ACGGGTCGACGTAGGCGGTCAGCCAGTGGCTGGCCTCCAGGTCGGGGCGGCTGAAGATGACCTGGGTGGTGTCGGTGGCCTCGCGGCCGGGGCGCACCCGCACCACGGTCCCGTCCGGCACGGCCTGCCGCGCGGCGGTCAGCTGGGACTCCAGCGGCTGCGCGGACGAACCGGCGGGCACGTGCAGCTCGTGGTCGTAGACGACCTGCTCCAGCTGCGGGGTGAAGATGTAGAGCAGGCCGGTCAGCGCGGCGACCAGCAGGAACGGGCCGACGAACACACCGGCGTAGAAGTGCAGGCGCAGCAGCAGCGGACGCGCCGAGCGGCGCCGCGCTCTGGCCGCCTCCGGGTCGGTTTCAACGAACTCGTCAGTGGTCACGTCGCTAAAGTCGGCGGCCCGGTGCCGGAAGTTCCCGGCAATCAGGTCAGCGGTCGGCAGGTCAGCGATTGGCGAGCAGCCACCAGGCGGCGGCCAGGCCGCCGCAGTTGGTCGCGGTGTGCACCGCCATCGGGGCGAGCAGGCTGCGCCCGGTGTGCCGCCACCAGTGCAGGAACACCCCGGCCCCGGCGGCGGCGAGCATCGCCAGGACGGAGACCACCCAGAGCGGCAGGCCGCCGAAGGTGCCCGCCACCGCGGCGTTCTGGACCAGGGCGAGCGAGGGCAGCAGGTGCCAGAGGCCGAACAACGCGGCCGCGCCGAGCACCGGACCCCAGCGCCAGCGCTGGCCGCCGCCGAGCAGCGCGGGCAGGACCCCGCGGAAGGCGACTTCCTCGACCAGCACGGTGCCGAGCGGGATGCGGATGAGCGTCTGCCAGAGCACCTCGGTCAGATCGGGCGAGCCGACGCGGCCGTCGTCGAACAGCGGGCGGAGCGCGGGCACCGCCAGCGCGACGGCGAAGGTCAGCAGGACCAGGCCCATCCCGATCAGCCCGACCACCGCGCCACGGCCCAGCTGGTGCCTGCCCAGTCCCATCGCGGGCGAGGGCACACCGGACGAGCGGGCGAGCACGACCAGCAGGACCGCGGTGACCGTGCCGCACACCGGGTACGCCCAGCCCGGCAGCACCCGATTGGCGAGAAAGGTGGCGGTGGCGAGCAACAGCACAGCCCCGGTGACGGCGAAAACGCGAACATCACCGCCCGTGCGCACACTCATGCTTCGACATTAATTCGACCACTGGCCCTACGCCGGGTTGACTAGCCTTCGGGCATGGAAGCGCACCTGCGGGATCTCCGGTACTTCACCGCGGTGGCCGAGGAGCTGAGCTTCACCAAGGCGGCCACCGAGCGGCTCTACATCTCGCAGCCCGCGCTGAGCAAGCAGGTCCGCCAGCTGGAGAACCTCCTGCGCGTCACCCTGTTCGACCGCGACCACCAGCGCGTCACGCTGACCGCCGCGGGGGAGGCGTTGCTGCCGCGCGCGAAGCAGCTGCTCCAGCTCTGGGACGACACGCGCCGCGAGGTGAGCGAAGCGGCAGCGGCCAGGGAGGCCACGCTGACCGTCGGCTTCCAGACGCGCATCGGGCGCGGACTGATGCCGCGCGTCACCGCCGAGCTGGCGGAGCGGTTGCCCGGCTGGCGGCTGCTGTTCCGCCAGATCGCCTGGCGTGACGCGACCGCGGGCCTCGGCCGCGCCGAGGTCGACGTGGCGGTGGCGTGGCTGCCGGTGCCCGAAAGCGGCGACCTGGCCTGGCGCGTGGTGGCGACCGAGGATCGCTGGGTGGCGCTGCCCGCCGGGCACCGGCTCGCCGGACTGGCCGAGGTGCCGTTCGCCGAGCTGGCCGACGAGCCGTTCATCGCGCTGCCCGCCGCCGCGGGTGCGCTGCGCCGGTTCTGGCTGGCCGCCGACGAACGCGAGACGCCGCCCACGGTGGTCACCGAGGCCGAAACCGCCGAGGAGACCTTCGAAGCGGTCGCCTCCGGGCTGGGTGTGGTGCTGCTGTCGGCGGGCAACGCCGAGCTGTACCGGCGTGAGGACGTGGTCGTGCGGCCGGTCACCGGCCTGACCCCGGCCGAGTTGGCGGTGGTGTGGCGCTCCGACGACGACCGCCGCGCCATCCGCGTTTTTGTCGACGCCTTCTTCCACTGCCTGACCAGCTAACCCGTGATGCGCCGGTGTGCTTCGGCGGCTGCCTCGCGCGCCTCTCCTGGTTCCTCGGTTTCGGCCATCAGCGCGCGCAGCACCGGCAGCGCCTCGACGGCGACCGGGCCGAGCCGACCCAGCCACGCGCACGCGGTCGTATCCGCGCGCTTGCCGAAGTTGCCGTTGTGCGGCCCCGGCAGGCCGGTGCGCACCGGGTGGCCGGTGATCTCGGCGATCAGCACCGGGACCAGCCACTCCCTCTCACCGGTCTCCAGCAGCGCGAACTGCGCGTGCTGCCGGACCCGCAGCGAAGGGCAGGTCGCCAGCACGCGCAGCCGGTCGCGCAATCCGGTACCGATCCGGCGGCGCAAGGAAAGCTTGTGACAGATCCGGATCAGGGCTGCCTCGCAGGCGGGATCTTCGAACAAACCTGAGGTGAGGCGCCCGAGCAACGCGACCACTTCGGGGCGTTCGAGCAGGCCACCCCAGTTCGCCGTGACCTCGATCAGCGCCGCCGCGCGTTCCGGCGGCAGCGGCCGGGCGAGTTGCGCCAGTACGTCCGGCACGAGATCGGCGCCGAGCCCCGCGACCACGCGCAGCCGGTGGTCCGGCGGTTCCTGGAGCAGTTCGCGCAACCGCGGCAATGCGCGCGGATCGTCCGCCCTGGTCAGCACGTCGAGCGCGGCGTCGCCCAGATCCGGATCCGGCAGCAGGACCGCGGCCGCGTCCAGGTGACCGTCGAACTTCCAGCGTCCGAGCCGGTGCACGGCCGCGCGCCGGATCTCGACGTCGGGATGGTCCAGCAAGGCCAGGCCGTACGGCTCGACCAGGACGGGATCTCCGCGGCGCAGCGCCGAATCCGCCAGCACGGGAGCGTGGTCCCCGGCGAGAGCGAGCAACCACGGCACGTGCAGCTCCGGCGCCCGGTCCAGCAGGTCGTCGACCGCCCGCACCGGGGTGTCCCAGCCGGGTTCGGCCCACGGCAGCTCGGCCAGCACCCGCCCCGGCCGCCCGGTGCAGGCTTCGAGCGCGCCGAGCATGTCCGGGTGCGGGTTCGAGCCGAGCAGCGCGCCGAACGCGGAACCGAACCGCGCCGGCTCGTCGCCCTCCGGTGACCAGCCTTCGTGCGTGCCGAGCACGATGTGCAGCCCGAGGCGCGTCGCCTCGTCCGCCGGGACGACCGCCCGGACCGCGTCGGCGACGCCGGATTCGTAGCAGTAGCAGAGCACACAGGTGGTGACCCGCCGGACGGCCGCGTTCTCGTGCGACAGCGCCGCGATCAACCGGGCCGCCCCGGCTTCGGCGGCCGCGTCGACGCGCGTCGCCCACCATTCCTCCGCCGGGCCGTGCGCTTCGATGCCGAGGAACTCCAGCAGTTCGTCCAGCGCTTCGTCGCTCACCGGGCCCGGTGCGTCGAGGAACGAGTCGAAGTCCTTCACCACCATCGGCCAGACGCTCACACGGCAGGATACCGGTCATCCTCGGGCGATCCGGGGTACCGTGCTCCAGAATCCGGCCAGTTGATCGCCGTTCGTCGGTAGTCAACGGAATCTCCCAGCTGTCAGTCTTTCACCGACAGTGATATCAAGTGGTGAGGAGATTCTGGGTGGCCACCAAGCGAATCCTGCGGCGCACGGCCGGCGCGGCCCTGGCCGGTGCGCTGGCCGCGGCCGGCCTGCTCGCGGCGCCCGCCGCGCAGTCGGCTGAACCGCCCGCCGACTACTACGCCGCCGCCGAGGGCAAGTCCGGCGCCGAACTCAAGGCGGCACTGCACACCATCATCAGCTCCGGCGTCACCACCCTGAACTACGACGACGTGTGGGAGGCGCTCAAGACCACCGACGAGGACCCGGGCAACGCCGCCAACGTGCTGCTGCTCTACAGCGGCGAGTCCCGCAGCAAGGACGCCAGCGGCGGCGACTCCGGGGACTGGAACCGCGAGCACACCTGGGCCAAGTCCCACGGCGACTTCGGCACCTCGCCCGGCCCCGGCACCGACATCCACCACCTGCGCCCCACCGACGTCACGGTGAACAGCATCCGGGGCAGCAAGGACTTCGACAACGGCGGCGAACCGGTCGAGGGCGCTCCCGGCAACCTCACCGACGACGACTCGTTCGAAGCTCGGGACGAGGTCAAGGGCGACGTCGCCAGGATGATCATGTACATGGGCGTGCGCTGGGACGGCGGCGACGGCTTCGCCGACCTGGAGCCCAACGACCAGGTCGGCAACGGTTCGGCGCCGGCCATCGGCAAGATCTCGGTGCTGCTGCAGTGGCACGAGGCGGACCCGGTGGACGACGTGGAGAAGAACCGCAACGACGCGATCTTCGGCATCCAGAAGAACCGCAATCCGTTCATCGACCACCCGGAGTGGGCGG
The genomic region above belongs to Amycolatopsis sp. YIM 10 and contains:
- a CDS encoding CPBP family intramembrane glutamic endopeptidase, whose protein sequence is MSVRTGGDVRVFAVTGAVLLLATATFLANRVLPGWAYPVCGTVTAVLLVVLARSSGVPSPAMGLGRHQLGRGAVVGLIGMGLVLLTFAVALAVPALRPLFDDGRVGSPDLTEVLWQTLIRIPLGTVLVEEVAFRGVLPALLGGGQRWRWGPVLGAAALFGLWHLLPSLALVQNAAVAGTFGGLPLWVVSVLAMLAAAGAGVFLHWWRHTGRSLLAPMAVHTATNCGGLAAAWWLLANR
- a CDS encoding LysR family transcriptional regulator, giving the protein MEAHLRDLRYFTAVAEELSFTKAATERLYISQPALSKQVRQLENLLRVTLFDRDHQRVTLTAAGEALLPRAKQLLQLWDDTRREVSEAAAAREATLTVGFQTRIGRGLMPRVTAELAERLPGWRLLFRQIAWRDATAGLGRAEVDVAVAWLPVPESGDLAWRVVATEDRWVALPAGHRLAGLAEVPFAELADEPFIALPAAAGALRRFWLAADERETPPTVVTEAETAEETFEAVASGLGVVLLSAGNAELYRREDVVVRPVTGLTPAELAVVWRSDDDRRAIRVFVDAFFHCLTS
- a CDS encoding HEAT repeat domain-containing protein, giving the protein MVVKDFDSFLDAPGPVSDEALDELLEFLGIEAHGPAEEWWATRVDAAAEAGAARLIAALSHENAAVRRVTTCVLCYCYESGVADAVRAVVPADEATRLGLHIVLGTHEGWSPEGDEPARFGSAFGALLGSNPHPDMLGALEACTGRPGRVLAELPWAEPGWDTPVRAVDDLLDRAPELHVPWLLALAGDHAPVLADSALRRGDPVLVEPYGLALLDHPDVEIRRAAVHRLGRWKFDGHLDAAAVLLPDPDLGDAALDVLTRADDPRALPRLRELLQEPPDHRLRVVAGLGADLVPDVLAQLARPLPPERAAALIEVTANWGGLLERPEVVALLGRLTSGLFEDPACEAALIRICHKLSLRRRIGTGLRDRLRVLATCPSLRVRQHAQFALLETGEREWLVPVLIAEITGHPVRTGLPGPHNGNFGKRADTTACAWLGRLGPVAVEALPVLRALMAETEEPGEAREAAAEAHRRITG
- a CDS encoding endonuclease; translated protein: MRRTAGAALAGALAAAGLLAAPAAQSAEPPADYYAAAEGKSGAELKAALHTIISSGVTTLNYDDVWEALKTTDEDPGNAANVLLLYSGESRSKDASGGDSGDWNREHTWAKSHGDFGTSPGPGTDIHHLRPTDVTVNSIRGSKDFDNGGEPVEGAPGNLTDDDSFEARDEVKGDVARMIMYMGVRWDGGDGFADLEPNDQVGNGSAPAIGKISVLLQWHEADPVDDVEKNRNDAIFGIQKNRNPFIDHPEWAGSVYG